A single region of the Halorubrum depositum genome encodes:
- a CDS encoding glucose-6-phosphate isomerase — translation MNVDLGNALETTPGLTRETLERLDERVADAHDRIAAGMDGDEFGYAALTLPETADPEAIRAATDRFDRPEAVLTVGIGGSALGAATIANALDSDVDAYFLDNVDPDAVGALLGELPLADTVVNVVSKSGTTAETLANFLVVREAMDDAGVDWTERTLVTTGEEGNLRALADDHDLPALDVPDGVPGRFTALSTVGLAVPALQGHDIEAVLAGGRDGMESLSGSLFETPAYAYGAATYALAERGALTNAVMPYAESLETFAEWFAQLWAESLGKDGLGQTPARALGATDQHSQLQLYRAGPPDKLVSLIRPTERVETGIPETDLDGLAYLGGSSLGELLDAEFEATEASLAAAGVPNLRVEIDRVDERSLGELLYGMEAACVLYGELASVSTFTQPAVEWGKKAARGLLGGGDFPEADAVADKRELRIER, via the coding sequence ATGAACGTGGACCTCGGCAACGCGTTGGAGACGACGCCCGGACTCACCCGGGAGACGCTGGAACGCCTCGACGAGCGCGTGGCGGACGCGCACGACCGGATCGCCGCCGGGATGGACGGAGACGAGTTCGGCTACGCCGCCTTGACCCTCCCGGAGACGGCCGATCCGGAGGCGATCCGCGCGGCGACCGACCGCTTCGACCGCCCCGAGGCCGTCCTGACGGTCGGGATCGGCGGGAGCGCGCTCGGCGCGGCGACGATCGCGAACGCCCTCGACAGCGACGTGGACGCCTACTTCCTCGACAACGTCGACCCCGACGCGGTCGGCGCCCTGCTCGGGGAGCTGCCCCTCGCCGACACCGTCGTCAACGTCGTCTCGAAGTCCGGGACGACCGCGGAGACGCTCGCCAACTTCCTCGTCGTACGCGAGGCGATGGACGACGCGGGCGTCGACTGGACCGAGCGCACCCTCGTGACGACCGGCGAGGAGGGGAACCTCCGCGCGCTCGCCGACGACCACGACCTCCCCGCGCTCGACGTGCCGGACGGGGTGCCGGGGCGCTTCACCGCGCTCTCGACCGTCGGGCTCGCGGTGCCCGCGCTGCAGGGCCACGACATCGAGGCCGTGCTGGCGGGCGGACGCGACGGGATGGAGAGCCTCTCGGGCTCGCTGTTCGAGACGCCCGCGTACGCCTACGGCGCGGCGACGTACGCGCTCGCGGAGCGCGGCGCGCTCACGAACGCCGTGATGCCGTACGCGGAGTCGCTGGAGACGTTCGCGGAGTGGTTCGCGCAGCTGTGGGCCGAGAGCCTCGGCAAGGACGGACTCGGTCAGACCCCGGCACGGGCGCTCGGCGCGACCGACCAGCACTCGCAGCTCCAGTTATACCGCGCCGGCCCGCCGGACAAGCTCGTCTCCCTGATCCGTCCGACCGAGCGCGTCGAGACCGGGATTCCGGAGACCGACCTCGACGGGCTCGCCTACCTCGGCGGCTCGTCGCTCGGCGAGCTGTTGGACGCCGAGTTCGAGGCGACCGAGGCGAGCCTCGCGGCCGCGGGCGTGCCGAACCTGCGCGTCGAGATCGACCGCGTCGACGAGCGGAGCCTCGGCGAGCTCCTCTACGGAATGGAGGCCGCCTGCGTGCTGTACGGGGAACTGGCGAGCGTCTCGACGTTCACGCAACCCGCGGTCGAGTGGGGGAAGAAGGCGGCCCGCGGGCTGCTCGGCGGCGGCGACTTCCCCGAGGCCGACGCCGTCGCCGACAAGCGCGAACTGCGGATCGAGCGGTGA
- a CDS encoding DNA double-strand break repair nuclease NurA yields MTLDPIHVENIARLAYGIASDVDTTDHDDLAGRVWRDWLPELRRDGRVVIEPVGEHERRLAPIDDAALAERPFETVHGLDSGTINPTTFKNGLVVDVAHAAMASDPTDLELHRDRTIVATVHAGDSTADFDDDWRKRDDGHTRQRVLHAPRVNRYAEGVVHALALYLAEGSHALDHADEVDDLLVLDGPIYPKELFTWDDRNPELGALAREAKPRAVVEKYVRLVERFVERDVPLAGFVKNPSSGTIVRALARKGVEPPWPDDTALFTRLLERRADPDQPADEAFGRGSASRGGESRRGDRLDDALTFTTWFRSRGGADATMAAEGDALGIDRELDPELYEPTFMIAYDPRTDVTYKLEAPYAFARDAETRDRLTRQVLAEVATTRGPPEAIAKADELARIAATEKAALRRKFEERFDSDQQATYDDLRWGKAQF; encoded by the coding sequence GTGACGCTCGATCCGATCCACGTCGAGAACATCGCGCGGCTCGCGTACGGGATCGCGAGCGACGTGGACACGACCGACCACGACGACCTCGCGGGGCGGGTGTGGCGCGACTGGCTCCCCGAGCTCCGCCGCGACGGCCGCGTCGTGATCGAGCCCGTCGGCGAGCACGAACGCCGACTGGCCCCCATCGACGACGCCGCCCTCGCCGAGCGCCCGTTCGAGACGGTTCACGGGCTCGACTCCGGCACGATCAACCCGACCACGTTCAAGAACGGGCTCGTCGTCGACGTGGCGCACGCCGCGATGGCGAGCGATCCGACGGACCTGGAGCTCCACCGCGACCGAACGATCGTGGCGACGGTTCACGCCGGCGACTCCACCGCCGACTTCGACGACGACTGGCGGAAGCGCGACGACGGCCACACCCGCCAGCGCGTGCTCCACGCGCCGCGGGTGAACCGGTACGCCGAGGGCGTGGTCCACGCGCTCGCCCTCTACCTCGCCGAGGGATCCCACGCGCTCGACCACGCCGACGAGGTCGACGACCTGCTCGTCCTCGACGGGCCCATCTATCCGAAGGAGCTGTTCACGTGGGACGACCGCAACCCCGAGCTCGGCGCGCTCGCCCGCGAGGCGAAGCCCCGCGCGGTCGTCGAGAAGTACGTCCGGCTGGTCGAGCGGTTCGTCGAGCGCGACGTGCCCCTCGCCGGCTTCGTGAAGAACCCCTCCAGCGGGACGATCGTCCGCGCGCTGGCGCGGAAGGGCGTCGAGCCGCCGTGGCCCGACGACACCGCCCTGTTCACCCGACTGCTGGAGCGGCGGGCGGACCCCGATCAACCGGCCGACGAGGCGTTCGGTCGGGGCAGCGCGAGTCGGGGCGGCGAGAGCCGCCGCGGCGACCGCCTCGACGACGCGCTCACGTTCACCACGTGGTTCCGCAGCCGCGGGGGCGCCGACGCGACGATGGCCGCCGAGGGCGACGCGCTCGGGATCGACCGCGAGCTGGACCCCGAGCTGTACGAGCCGACGTTCATGATCGCCTACGACCCCCGGACCGACGTGACGTACAAGCTGGAGGCGCCGTACGCGTTCGCCCGCGACGCCGAGACCCGCGACCGGCTCACCCGACAGGTCCTCGCCGAGGTGGCGACGACGCGGGGGCCGCCCGAGGCGATCGCGAAGGCCGACGAGCTGGCGCGGATCGCCGCCACGGAGAAGGCCGCGCTCCGCCGGAAGTTCGAGGAGCGGTTCGACAGCGACCAGCAGGCGACGTACGACGACCTGCGGTGGGGGAAGGCGCAGTTCTAA
- a CDS encoding CPBP family intramembrane glutamic endopeptidase, which translates to MSETPPEPMNRVLRVASAAFAVLLALFVASAVTAPLSEFAVSLGLVGQGTTGLQVLRTLLQFAGFLAAVVGYLAITDQWGLVGVSRPTLRDAGLVLGGGVALFAFQYGALFVLGEIGLTTGQNRAVVPDGDPVTYYLVMVAVSLFVVGPVEEALFRGVVQGGLRRAFGAAPAILLASLAFGLVHLPSVSGSPGQRWAYVAVVLVLGSVLGLLYEHTENVIVPGLAHGVYNAVIYVVLLAQSL; encoded by the coding sequence ATGAGCGAGACGCCGCCCGAGCCGATGAACCGTGTCCTCCGCGTCGCCAGCGCGGCGTTCGCCGTCCTCCTCGCGCTGTTCGTCGCCAGCGCGGTGACCGCGCCCCTCTCCGAGTTCGCCGTCTCGCTCGGGCTGGTGGGCCAGGGGACGACCGGCCTGCAGGTGCTTCGGACCCTGCTCCAGTTCGCCGGGTTCCTGGCCGCGGTCGTCGGCTACCTCGCGATCACCGACCAGTGGGGGCTCGTCGGCGTCTCCCGACCGACGCTCCGGGACGCCGGGCTCGTCCTCGGCGGCGGGGTGGCCCTGTTCGCGTTCCAGTACGGCGCGCTGTTCGTGCTGGGGGAGATCGGGCTCACGACCGGACAGAACCGGGCGGTCGTGCCCGACGGCGACCCGGTGACGTACTACCTCGTCATGGTCGCCGTGTCGCTGTTCGTCGTCGGTCCGGTCGAGGAGGCGCTGTTCCGCGGGGTCGTCCAGGGCGGCCTTCGGCGCGCGTTCGGCGCGGCCCCGGCGATCCTGCTCGCGAGCCTCGCGTTCGGGCTGGTCCACCTCCCCTCGGTCTCGGGGAGCCCCGGCCAGCGATGGGCGTACGTCGCCGTCGTCCTCGTGCTCGGCTCGGTGCTCGGACTGCTCTACGAGCACACGGAGAACGTGATCGTGCCCGGGCTCGCGCACGGCGTGTACAACGCCGTCATCTACGTGGTGTTGCTCGCGCAGTCGCTGTAA